A single window of Malus sylvestris chromosome 5, drMalSylv7.2, whole genome shotgun sequence DNA harbors:
- the LOC126624685 gene encoding kinesin-like protein KIN-7E, which translates to MGAIGGEDLVKWEKMQGATAREEKILVMVRLRPLSEKEVAASEVADWECINDTTILYRNTLREGSTFPTAYTFDKVFRGDCSTRHVYDEGAQQIALSVVNGINSSIFAYGQTSSGKTYTMNGITEFTVAEIFDYVHAHEERAFVVKFSAIEIYNEAVRDLLSTDNTPLRLLDDPERGTIIEKITEETLRDWNHLKELLSMCEAQRQIGETALNEKSSRSHQIIKLAIESSAREFLGKGNSTTLAASVNFVDLAGSERAAQALSAGMRLKEGCHINRSLLTLSTVIRKLSKGRNGHINYRDSKLTRILQPALGGNARTAIICTLSPARSHVEQTRNTLLFACCAKEVTTKAQVNVVMSDKALVKHLQKELARLESELRIPGPPSSTCDYPALLRKKDLQIEKMDKEIRELKKQCDLAESRVEDLLRMVGKDNDSRQPSDNLNPKWNAGDVSDDEGSVSSGVADPYYMNGIRKFNNPHFDDRDGESSPEEVYGQILEKFRSDSCQSVEDPTGGTAEDTDDYCKEVRCIEMEESSRDKNSGSLALSTVENEVTSGDASLAGQEMISTPVNADREGSQMQNGFAYGTFEQRLRDVQLTIDSIGSPYPEEQSRSLKLTRSWSCRENFTAGSSSPDKSERTPPNWLEKSFPGRPEGFSGRKVPLLHYDSSARLSRNDSQSSLGSAVDELEGQTADEDITSVHTFVTGLKKMAKKLENDIQLVNGQDQETGGKFAKNVKDVGVDPMLELSETADWPLEFERRQRAIFELWQTCYISVVHRTYFFLLFKGDPTDSIYMEVELRRLSFLKETFSRGDQAVENGQALTLASSMKAIGRERVKLSKLMQKRFSAEERKRLFQKWGIALHSKRRRLQLANCLWSNTKDMNHITDSAAIVAKLVMFAEQGQALKGMFGLSFTPPKARRRSFGWKNSMASLI; encoded by the exons ATGGGGGCAATTGGTGGGGAAGATCTAGTGAAGTGGGAGAAGATGCAAGGAGCAACTGCTCGCGAAGAGAAGATTCTGGTTATGGTGAGGTTGAGGCCTCTGAGTGAGAAGGAGGTTGCAGCAAGTGAAGTAGCAGATTGGGAATGCATCAATGACACAACCATCTTATACCGAAACACGCTGCGGGAAGGGTCTACATTTCCAACTGCCTATACATTTG ACAAAGTATTTCGGGGTGATTGCTCTACAAGGCATGTTTATGATGAAGGAGCACAACAAATTGCTCTTTCAGTTGTCAATGGTATCAACT CAAGTATTTTTGCATATGGTCAAACAAGCAGTGGGAAAACGTACACTATGAATGGTATAACAGAGTTTACAGTAGCAGAAATATTTGATTATGTACATGCG CATGAGGAACGAGCTTTTGTTGTTAAGTTTTCAGCTATTGAGATATACAATGAAGCTGTTAGAGACCTCCTAAGCACAGATAATACTCCGCTTAGGCTGCtagatgatcctgag CGGGGAACCATAATAGAGAAAATCACAGAAGAAACTCTGAGGGACTGGAACCATTTAAAGGAGCTCCTTTCTATGTGCGAAG CTCAAAGACAGATAGGGGAGACTGCATTAAACGAAAAAAGCTCTAGATCACATCAAATTATTAAGCTG GCAATTGAAAGTTctgctcgtgagttcctaggCAAAGGCAATTCAACCACCCTTGCAGCTAGCGTg AATTTTGTGGACTTGGCAGGCAGCGAGCGTGCAGCCCAGGCATTATCAGCTGGGATGAGATTAAAAGAAGGCTGCCACATTAATCGCAGTTTACTAACTCTTAGCACTGTTATTCGCAAGCTAAG TAAAGGAAGGAATGGCCACATAAATTACAGAGATTCTAAGCTAACACGTATACTGCAGCCAGCCTTGGGTGGTAATGCTAGAACTGCCATCATTTGCACTTTGAGCCCCGCACGAAGCCATGTTGAGCAAACAAGAAACACTCTTTTGTTTGCTTGTTGTGCAAAAGAAGTGACTACAAAAGCACAGGTCAATGTAGTCATGTCAGATAAGGCCCTTGTTAAACATTTACAGAAAGAGCTGGCTAGATTGGAGAGTGAGTTGAGGATTCCTGGCCCCCCTTCCTCAACTTGTGATTACCCAGCGTTGCTTAGAAAGAAAGATCTTCAGATTGAAAAG ATGGACAAGGAAATTAGAGAGCTGAAAAAGCAATGTGATCTTGCTGAATCACGGGTGGAGGATTTACTGCGGATGGTTGGAAAGGATAACGATTCCAGACAA ccttcaGATAATCTCAATCCTAAATGGAACGCCGGGGATGTGTCAGATGATGAAGGCTCAGTATCATCAGGTGTGGCTGATCCTTATTATATGAATGGCATCAGAAAGTTCAACAATCCTCATTTTGATGATAGAGACGGTGAGAGCAGTCCCGAGGAGGTATACGGACAGATTCTTGAGAAATTTAGATCTGATTCATGCCAGAGTGTAGAGGATCCCACAGGTGGGACTGCAGAAGATACTGATGACTACTGCAAAGAAGTCCGCTGTATTGAGATGGAAGAGTCAAGCAGGGACAAGAATTCTGGATCCCTTGCTTTATCTACTGTTGAAAATGAAGTAACATCTGGGGACGCAAGTTTAGCAGGTCAAGAAATGATATCAACCCCAGTGAATGCAGATAGAGAAGGGAGTCAGATGCAAAATGGTTTTGCATATGGCACGTTCGAACAGAGACTACGTGATGTACAATTGACGATTGATTCTATTGGTAGTCCTTACCCTGAAGAACAATCTAGAAGCCTAAAGTTAACTAGGAGTTGGAGTTGTAGAGAAAATTTCACGGCTGGTTCATCTTCACCGGATAAATCAGAGAGAACCCCACCTAATTGGTTGGAGAAAAGCTTTCCTGGAAGACCAGAAGGTTTTAGCGGGAGGAAGGTTCCATTATTACATTATGATTCCAGCGCAAGGTTGTCAAGAAATGATTCTCAATCTTCCCTTGGGAGTGCCGTGGATGAGTTAGAAGGACAGACTGCAGATGAGGATATTACCAGTGTTCATACTTTTGTCACAGGACTAAAGAAAATGGCCAAAAAGCTTGAGAATGACATACAACTTGTCAACGGTCAG GACCAAGAGACGGGGGGAAAGTTTGcaaagaatgtgaaagatgtggGAGTAGACCCAATGCTGGAATTATCAGAAACTGCTGATTGGCCTCTGGAGTTTGAGAGAAGGCAGAGGGCCATATTTGAACTTTGGCAAACTTGCTATATATCAGTGGTCCATCGAACCTACTTTTTCTTGCTCTTCAAAGGTGATCCAACGGATTCCATTTACATGGAGGTTGAACTTAGGAGATTATCTTTCCTCAAGGAAACTTTTTCCCGTGGAGATCAAGCTGTCGAAAATGGTCAGGCGCTCACACTGGCTTCAAG CATGAAAGCTATCGGTCGGGAGAGAGTAAAGCTAAGCAAGCTGATGCAGAAAAGGTTTTCggcagaagagagaaagagactcTTCCAGAAGTGGGGTATTGCACTGCATTCAAAGCGCAGGAGGCTGCAGCTTGCCAACTGCTTGTGGAGTAACACAAAGGATATGAACCACATTACAGATAGCGCCGCCATTGTTGCAAAGCTGGTGATGTTCGCAGAGCAGGGTCAGGCGCTCAAGGGAATGTTCGGGCTTAGTTTCACACCCCCGAAAGCAAGGCGTAGATcctttggatggaaaaatagcaTGGCATCTCTTATATAA